In Nocardia asteroides, a single genomic region encodes these proteins:
- a CDS encoding TauD/TfdA family dioxygenase translates to MKSVLSERRTFHPQPIERREIEPAAGAAIRAAADAICVTLGLDGDRVAAETLTDPRVVAAVRRYAPGLPGSIAAAVRPPSTSAGATIVTGLPVRETEIGRTPANWREAAGRGGAAAPTAASLRLDIAMLLLAAAAGEPFGWRGQQGGRLVNNIVPAAGHEHEQSGASSSTLLAPHTEDAFHPERAHLLMLGCLRNHDMVGTTVSSVRQVELTAAERRVLAEPVLPILPDVSYGAAHDRATAPALPTLWYEGDIESAAAATGLTTRYDPAYTPLDDAGAEFRRAYARLSAELERVCRVAALVPGELLLVDNDVAVHGRVPFTARYDGTDRWLKRVNIRLPERRRRAAENRENGYGQQIVAPFRAVTERDTSDDRGSDEQP, encoded by the coding sequence GTGAAAAGCGTTCTCTCCGAACGTCGGACGTTTCACCCACAGCCCATAGAACGACGCGAGATCGAACCTGCCGCCGGCGCCGCGATCCGTGCCGCCGCCGATGCGATCTGTGTCACACTCGGCCTGGACGGCGACCGGGTCGCCGCCGAGACGCTGACCGATCCGCGGGTGGTCGCGGCGGTCCGGCGCTACGCCCCGGGGCTACCCGGCTCGATCGCGGCCGCGGTGCGCCCGCCGAGCACCTCCGCGGGCGCGACCATCGTCACCGGGCTGCCGGTGCGCGAGACGGAAATCGGCCGCACACCGGCGAATTGGCGCGAAGCCGCCGGGCGGGGCGGCGCCGCCGCGCCCACCGCGGCCTCGCTGCGCCTGGATATCGCCATGCTGCTGCTCGCCGCCGCGGCGGGCGAGCCGTTCGGCTGGCGGGGCCAGCAGGGCGGGCGGCTGGTGAACAACATCGTCCCGGCCGCCGGGCACGAGCACGAGCAATCCGGCGCGAGCAGCAGCACGCTGCTCGCCCCGCACACCGAGGACGCCTTCCACCCCGAGCGCGCGCACCTGCTCATGCTCGGCTGCCTGCGCAACCACGACATGGTCGGCACCACCGTCTCCTCGGTGCGGCAGGTCGAGCTCACCGCCGCCGAGCGCCGCGTGCTGGCGGAGCCGGTGCTGCCGATCCTGCCCGACGTCTCCTACGGCGCCGCGCACGACCGCGCCACCGCTCCCGCGCTGCCGACGCTCTGGTACGAGGGCGATATCGAATCCGCCGCCGCCGCAACCGGACTCACCACCCGCTACGACCCGGCCTACACCCCGCTGGACGACGCCGGTGCCGAGTTCCGCCGCGCCTACGCCCGGCTGAGCGCGGAGCTGGAGCGGGTCTGCCGGGTGGCCGCGCTCGTCCCCGGCGAGCTGCTGCTGGTGGACAACGACGTGGCGGTGCACGGCCGGGTGCCGTTCACCGCGCGCTACGACGGCACCGACCGGTGGCTCAAACGCGTCAACATTCGTCTTCCCGAGCGGCGCAGGCGCGCCGCCGAGAACCGTGAGAATGGATACGGGCAGCAGATCGTTGCCCCGTTTCGCGCGGTGACAGAACGGGACACCTCCGATGATCGAGGAAGCGATGAGCAACCGTGA
- a CDS encoding ornithine cyclodeaminase family protein produces the protein MSNRDRSTPLRVLSRSDLADVPITPADVVRAVEEAYLALAAGESDNPRKLSVANPDGWSVAYAMLGRDGRRRVVAMKTSYKFDPGHDRSTKRYYTTITLYDDTTGAPIAMMDCARVGALRTPAVSALLVRETIRRGAESVLLIGTGTQGRNALPHLLAANPQLRKLMVYGTHPEGLAAVRENLAVHQPHALLEMVEDPVAAASGADVVLATAGPGTEVALEADDLAPGSTAVLVGYGLAPSALERADRVIATSAEQMALTGTDMAGPDGVLRAVDAELPRILSRRAVARRNDEEKIFVYNSGLVLTDVAVAHALAERAIADGRGVEVPLWD, from the coding sequence ATGAGCAACCGTGACCGGAGCACGCCCCTGCGTGTGCTGAGCCGTAGCGATCTGGCCGACGTGCCGATCACCCCCGCCGACGTGGTGCGCGCCGTGGAGGAGGCGTACCTCGCGCTGGCCGCGGGCGAATCGGACAACCCGCGCAAGCTCAGCGTCGCCAACCCGGACGGCTGGTCGGTCGCCTACGCCATGCTCGGCCGGGACGGCAGGCGCCGGGTGGTCGCCATGAAGACCTCGTACAAGTTCGATCCCGGCCACGACCGCAGCACCAAGCGGTACTACACCACGATCACGCTCTACGACGACACCACCGGCGCGCCGATCGCCATGATGGACTGCGCCAGGGTCGGCGCGCTGCGCACCCCGGCGGTCTCGGCGCTGCTGGTCCGCGAGACGATCCGCCGCGGCGCGGAGAGCGTGCTGCTGATCGGCACCGGCACCCAGGGCCGCAACGCGCTGCCACACCTGCTCGCGGCGAATCCGCAGCTGCGCAAGCTCATGGTCTACGGCACGCACCCGGAGGGGCTGGCCGCGGTCAGGGAGAACCTGGCGGTGCACCAGCCGCACGCGCTGCTCGAGATGGTCGAGGATCCGGTGGCGGCCGCGAGCGGGGCGGACGTGGTGCTCGCGACCGCGGGGCCGGGCACCGAGGTCGCGCTGGAGGCCGACGATCTGGCGCCGGGGTCGACCGCGGTGCTGGTCGGGTACGGGCTCGCGCCGTCGGCGCTGGAGCGGGCGGACCGGGTGATCGCCACCAGCGCCGAGCAGATGGCGCTCACCGGCACCGACATGGCGGGCCCGGACGGCGTGCTGCGCGCCGTGGACGCGGAGCTGCCGCGCATCCTGAGCAGGCGCGCGGTCGCCAGGCGCAACGACGAGGAGAAGATCTTCGTCTACAACAGCGGGCTGGTGCTCACCGATGTCGCGGTGGCGCACGCGCTGGCCGAGCGCGCGATCGCGGACGGCCGCGGCGTCGAGGTGCCGCTGTGGGACTGA
- a CDS encoding lytic transglycosylase domain-containing protein has translation MDRVVWKRAGAATLILATLVLAGCGFGPEREPLPEGIPPGPGTPLPVIDVHAPGRAALQLRGWAEEQAERMAIPVQALEAYGYAAAVMTNSRPDCGVAWTTLAGIASVESKHGTYRGSQVGEDGVIRPPIIGIPLDGGPGIARIADTDRGALDGDREFDRAVGPLQFIPETWKRWGADANGDNVVDPQNIDDAALTAARYLCASGGDLTSELGWQRALMTYNQSNSYLLTVRDRAAAYSIGRRV, from the coding sequence ATGGACCGGGTGGTGTGGAAAAGAGCGGGCGCGGCGACGCTGATCCTGGCGACCCTGGTGCTCGCCGGGTGCGGGTTCGGGCCGGAGCGGGAACCGCTGCCGGAGGGGATTCCACCAGGGCCGGGAACTCCGCTGCCGGTGATCGATGTGCACGCCCCGGGGCGGGCGGCACTGCAGCTCAGGGGCTGGGCGGAGGAGCAGGCGGAGCGGATGGCGATCCCGGTGCAGGCGCTGGAGGCGTACGGGTACGCGGCGGCGGTGATGACGAACTCCCGCCCGGACTGCGGCGTCGCCTGGACCACGCTGGCGGGAATAGCGAGCGTGGAGAGCAAGCACGGCACGTACCGCGGCTCGCAGGTGGGGGAGGACGGCGTGATCCGCCCGCCGATCATCGGCATCCCGCTGGACGGCGGGCCCGGCATCGCCCGGATCGCCGACACCGACCGCGGCGCCCTCGACGGCGACCGCGAGTTCGACCGCGCGGTCGGCCCGCTGCAGTTCATCCCGGAGACCTGGAAGCGCTGGGGCGCCGACGCCAACGGCGACAACGTCGTCGACCCGCAGAACATCGACGACGCCGCGCTCACCGCGGCCCGCTACCTCTGCGCCAGCGGCGGCGACCTCACCTCCGAGCTGGGCTGGCAACGCGCGCTGATGACCTACAACCAGTCCAACAGCTACCTGCTCACCGTGCGCGACCGCGCCGCCGCGTACAGCATCGGCCGCCGGGTGTAA
- the eno gene encoding phosphopyruvate hydratase, which produces MAIIEQVGAREILDSRGNPTVEVEIALDDGTLTRAAVPSGASTGEHEAVELRDGGERYLGKGVQKAVEGVLDEIAPAVIGLDAVEQRTVDQVLLDLDGTPDKSRLGANALLGVSLAVARAAAESSGLELFRYLGGPNAHVLPVPMMNILNGGAHADTGVDVQEFMVAPLGAPTFKEALRWGTEVYHALKSVLKSKGLATGLGDEGGFAPDVAGTREALDLIATAIGKTGLTLGRDVALALDVAATEFYNTSTGYTFEGTARSADEMAQFYAELLTAYPLVSIEDPLSEDDWDGWVALTDLIGDKVQIVGDDLFVTNPERLEEGIVKGAANALLVKVNQIGTLTETLDAVELAHRNGYKTMMSHRSGETEDTTIADLAVAVGSGQIKTGAPARSERVAKYNQLLRIEDALGDSARYAGDVAFPRFAFEG; this is translated from the coding sequence GTGGCCATCATCGAACAGGTCGGAGCTCGCGAGATCCTGGATTCTCGCGGTAACCCCACCGTCGAGGTCGAGATCGCCCTCGACGACGGCACCCTGACCAGGGCGGCCGTGCCGTCCGGCGCCTCCACCGGCGAGCACGAGGCGGTGGAGCTGCGCGACGGCGGCGAGCGCTACCTCGGCAAGGGCGTCCAGAAGGCCGTCGAGGGCGTGCTCGACGAGATCGCCCCGGCCGTGATCGGGCTGGACGCGGTCGAGCAGCGCACCGTCGACCAGGTGCTGCTGGATCTGGACGGCACCCCGGACAAGTCCCGGCTGGGCGCGAACGCCCTGCTCGGCGTCTCGCTGGCGGTGGCGCGGGCGGCCGCGGAGTCCTCCGGGCTCGAGCTCTTCCGCTACCTGGGCGGCCCGAACGCGCACGTGCTCCCGGTGCCGATGATGAACATCCTGAACGGCGGCGCGCACGCCGACACCGGCGTCGACGTGCAGGAGTTCATGGTCGCCCCGCTCGGCGCGCCCACCTTCAAGGAGGCGCTGCGCTGGGGCACCGAGGTGTACCACGCGCTCAAGTCGGTGCTGAAGAGCAAGGGGCTGGCAACCGGGCTCGGCGACGAGGGCGGCTTCGCCCCGGATGTCGCGGGCACCCGCGAGGCGCTCGACCTGATCGCCACCGCCATCGGCAAGACCGGGCTCACCCTCGGCCGTGACGTGGCGCTCGCGCTCGACGTCGCCGCCACCGAGTTCTACAACACGAGCACCGGCTACACCTTCGAGGGCACCGCGCGCAGCGCGGACGAGATGGCGCAGTTCTACGCCGAGCTGCTCACCGCCTACCCGCTGGTCTCCATCGAGGACCCGCTCTCCGAGGACGACTGGGACGGCTGGGTCGCGCTCACCGACCTGATCGGCGACAAGGTGCAGATCGTCGGCGACGACCTCTTCGTCACCAACCCGGAGCGGCTGGAGGAGGGCATCGTCAAGGGCGCCGCCAACGCGCTGCTGGTCAAGGTGAACCAGATCGGCACCCTGACCGAGACCCTGGACGCGGTCGAGCTGGCGCACCGCAACGGCTACAAGACCATGATGAGCCACCGCTCCGGCGAGACCGAGGACACCACCATCGCCGATCTCGCGGTCGCGGTGGGCAGCGGCCAGATCAAGACCGGTGCCCCGGCGCGCAGCGAGCGGGTCGCCAAGTACAACCAGCTGCTGCGGATCGAGGACGCGCTGGGCGATTCCGCCAGGTACGCGGGCGACGTCGCGTTCCCGCGTTTCGCCTTCGAGGGCTGA
- a CDS encoding alanine racemase, protein MGLTGIAAAPLPAHRDRWEQRLLADPALLGELANIVGGPFHVLFPDRVVRAVREFRAAFEAAGVTGAIYYGKKANKAACVARACARAGAGIDVASTGELVGALAQGVRGGELVVTGPAKPDELLWLAARHGALIAVDALDELDRLPTATDGAPPPRILLRALPTGSTSRFGLTDAELEEAHARLDRLAGRVRLEGLSFHLSGYDAAQRAEFAHELLDRLASAAASGHPARTLSIGGGFGVDYVPAEAWAEFTAAAGPHWFHGDTEPGSYYPYHFPVPGAAMLTAILRHRGLAERLVATDTVLAVEPGRALLDRAGCTVFRVQGRKTRLAGGEPYDLLTVDGTSLSLSEQWFDSEYLPDPVLWPPRPGVRTPTSVGAATCLDSDMLSRRRVPLPRRAEPGDLLIYPNTAGYQMDSNESGFHDLPVPPKIVLTEHGAALRWRLDAAPA, encoded by the coding sequence GTGGGACTGACCGGGATCGCCGCCGCGCCGCTGCCCGCCCACCGCGACCGGTGGGAGCAGCGGCTGCTGGCCGATCCCGCGCTCCTCGGCGAGCTCGCGAATATCGTCGGCGGCCCCTTCCACGTGCTCTTCCCCGACCGGGTGGTGCGCGCGGTGCGCGAGTTCAGGGCGGCCTTCGAGGCCGCGGGCGTCACCGGCGCGATCTACTACGGCAAGAAGGCGAACAAGGCGGCCTGCGTGGCGCGGGCCTGCGCGCGGGCAGGCGCCGGGATCGACGTGGCAAGCACCGGCGAGCTGGTCGGCGCGCTGGCGCAGGGCGTGCGCGGCGGCGAGCTCGTCGTCACCGGCCCGGCCAAGCCGGACGAGCTGCTCTGGCTGGCCGCCAGGCACGGCGCGCTGATCGCGGTCGACGCGCTGGACGAACTGGACCGGCTGCCGACGGCCACCGACGGCGCGCCGCCGCCGCGCATCCTGCTGCGCGCCCTGCCCACGGGCTCGACCAGCCGGTTCGGGCTCACCGATGCCGAGCTGGAGGAGGCGCACGCCCGGCTGGACCGGCTCGCGGGCCGGGTCCGCTTGGAGGGGCTGAGCTTCCACCTCTCCGGTTACGACGCCGCGCAGCGCGCGGAGTTCGCGCACGAGTTGCTGGATCGGCTGGCGAGCGCGGCGGCGAGCGGGCACCCGGCCCGCACGCTCTCCATCGGCGGCGGCTTCGGGGTGGATTACGTCCCCGCCGAGGCGTGGGCCGAGTTCACCGCGGCGGCCGGGCCGCACTGGTTCCACGGCGATACCGAGCCCGGCTCCTACTACCCCTACCACTTCCCGGTGCCGGGCGCGGCCATGCTCACCGCGATCCTGCGGCACCGCGGGCTGGCCGAGCGGCTCGTCGCCACCGACACCGTGCTCGCCGTCGAGCCGGGCCGGGCCCTGCTCGACCGCGCCGGCTGTACGGTGTTCCGGGTACAGGGCCGCAAGACGCGGCTGGCCGGTGGCGAGCCCTACGACCTGCTCACCGTCGACGGCACCAGCCTGAGCCTCTCCGAGCAGTGGTTCGACAGCGAATACCTGCCGGACCCGGTGCTGTGGCCGCCGCGACCCGGCGTCCGCACCCCGACCAGCGTCGGCGCGGCCACCTGCCTCGACTCCGACATGCTCAGCCGCCGCCGGGTGCCGCTGCCCCGCCGGGCCGAGCCCGGCGACCTGCTGATCTACCCGAACACCGCCGGATACCAGATGGATTCGAACGAGTCCGGCTTCCACGACCTTCCCGTGCCGCCGAAGATCGTGCTCACCGAGCACGGGGCGGCGCTGCGCTGGCGCCTCGACGCGGCGCCCGCCTGA
- a CDS encoding flavodoxin domain-containing protein has translation MRIVILFGSEMGTAESAAEVIAGELAAHDVSLFDMGEFDVDDLDPGALHVMVCSTYGDGELPTNAEPFAAALDSAQPALDGLRFAVFGLGDSVYGPTFNRGGEIIAEKLSARGAVQLGEHARHDASTGVRVRELAAAWARDLRALPSFELATA, from the coding sequence GTGCGGATCGTGATCCTGTTCGGGTCGGAGATGGGGACGGCCGAGTCGGCGGCCGAGGTGATCGCGGGCGAGCTGGCCGCGCACGACGTCTCGCTCTTCGACATGGGCGAGTTCGATGTCGACGATCTGGATCCCGGCGCGCTGCACGTCATGGTCTGCTCCACCTACGGTGACGGCGAACTGCCAACCAACGCCGAGCCTTTCGCGGCTGCGCTGGACAGCGCGCAGCCGGCGCTGGACGGGCTGCGCTTCGCCGTCTTCGGGCTCGGCGACAGCGTCTACGGCCCCACCTTCAACCGCGGCGGCGAAATCATCGCCGAGAAGCTGAGCGCGCGCGGGGCTGTCCAGCTCGGCGAGCACGCGCGGCACGACGCCTCCACCGGGGTGCGGGTGCGGGAGCTGGCCGCGGCGTGGGCCCGGGACCTGCGCGCGCTGCCGAGTTTCGAACTCGCCACGGCCTGA
- a CDS encoding MATE family efflux transporter: MRRSDAGQLAALATPIATTQLAQIAVSTTNIALMGSLGVGAVAAGGLALVLFNQIRTMCVGLITASGNRIAGAVSAAGKRGDSADAEVRDIVRGSFLIATVAGLLGGAVLVGLGYSLQWLGQDADVLAAARPFMVALAPGLLPCLWFQVLRQYTVGMRRPQALLLVTLGSVALNLGLALPLAHGWLGLPALGLTGIGVATSLVFLAMFLAFGVLVRRDPRLAGALPRRPWPVRARTVRAELKLGLPIALTYGSEAGMFSVLALAMGTIGPAALAAHNVVYQIIYIVFQVAIGISHGASILVSHAAARDEFDRARTQARLALQGAALVAVVTGLGYVFAPDLVLAPFIDTGDESAVALAHTLLLIGIVLQFFDAAQNIGTGLLRGLKETSAGFRLSLVGYWCVGLPAALLLAFPLGLGAAGIWWGLTAGLAATAGLMLHRYLALLDQRERETVSLHAHTPPLGLAAGNN, encoded by the coding sequence ATGCGCAGATCGGACGCGGGGCAGCTGGCCGCGCTCGCCACCCCGATCGCCACCACCCAGCTGGCCCAGATCGCGGTCTCCACCACGAACATCGCGCTCATGGGCTCGCTCGGGGTCGGCGCGGTGGCGGCGGGCGGGCTCGCGCTGGTGCTCTTCAACCAGATCCGCACCATGTGCGTCGGGCTGATCACCGCGAGCGGCAACCGGATCGCGGGCGCGGTCAGCGCCGCGGGCAAGCGCGGCGACTCCGCCGACGCCGAGGTGCGCGACATCGTGCGCGGCAGCTTCCTGATCGCCACCGTCGCCGGGCTGCTCGGCGGCGCGGTGCTGGTCGGGCTCGGCTACTCGCTGCAGTGGCTCGGGCAGGACGCCGATGTGCTCGCGGCGGCGCGGCCGTTCATGGTCGCGCTGGCGCCCGGGCTGCTGCCCTGCCTGTGGTTCCAGGTGCTGCGGCAGTACACCGTCGGCATGCGGCGGCCGCAGGCGCTGCTGCTGGTGACGCTCGGCTCGGTGGCGCTGAACCTCGGGCTCGCGCTTCCGCTCGCGCACGGCTGGCTCGGGCTGCCCGCGCTCGGGCTGACCGGGATCGGCGTCGCCACCTCGCTGGTCTTCCTCGCCATGTTCCTCGCCTTCGGCGTGCTGGTGCGGCGGGATCCGAGGCTCGCCGGTGCGCTGCCGCGCAGGCCGTGGCCGGTGCGGGCGCGCACGGTGCGGGCCGAGCTGAAGCTCGGCTTGCCGATCGCGCTCACCTACGGCTCCGAGGCGGGGATGTTCTCGGTGCTCGCGCTGGCCATGGGCACCATCGGGCCCGCCGCGCTGGCCGCGCACAATGTCGTCTACCAGATCATCTACATCGTGTTCCAGGTCGCCATCGGCATCTCGCACGGCGCCTCGATCCTGGTCAGCCACGCGGCGGCCAGGGACGAGTTCGACCGGGCGCGCACCCAGGCGCGGCTGGCGCTGCAGGGCGCCGCGCTGGTCGCGGTGGTGACCGGGCTCGGCTACGTCTTCGCCCCCGACCTGGTGCTCGCCCCGTTCATCGACACCGGCGACGAGTCGGCCGTCGCGCTGGCGCACACGCTGCTGCTCATCGGCATCGTGCTGCAGTTCTTCGACGCCGCGCAGAACATCGGCACCGGGCTGCTGCGCGGGCTCAAGGAGACCTCGGCCGGGTTCCGGCTCTCGCTGGTCGGCTACTGGTGCGTCGGGCTCCCCGCCGCCCTCCTGCTCGCCTTCCCGCTCGGCCTCGGCGCGGCGGGCATCTGGTGGGGCCTCACCGCGGGGCTCGCGGCCACCGCCGGGCTCATGCTGCACCGCTACCTGGCCCTGCTCGACCAGCGCGAACGCGAAACGGTCTCCCTGCACGCGCACACCCCGCCCCTGGGCCTGGCAGCGGGCAACAACTGA
- a CDS encoding pyridoxamine 5'-phosphate oxidase family protein — protein MAAGASLTEHDHTADEHPELEALPVWPTETIAVLVTTDPSPHAIPVSWPVRAGDRRILISLKFDRGSLARLREQPQVALLILGGGDVALCARGTATVLADGMPGASDYVPVQIDVDTIDDHRQSAFTVAQGIQRTVLDEAELDALRGRVATLREWAEQNPNTEG, from the coding sequence ATGGCAGCAGGAGCGAGCCTGACCGAGCACGACCACACCGCCGACGAGCATCCGGAACTCGAAGCCCTGCCCGTCTGGCCGACCGAGACCATCGCGGTACTGGTGACGACCGACCCGTCCCCGCACGCCATCCCGGTCTCCTGGCCGGTGCGCGCGGGCGACCGGCGCATTCTGATCAGCCTGAAATTCGACCGGGGTTCGCTGGCGCGGCTGCGCGAGCAGCCGCAGGTCGCGCTGCTCATCCTCGGCGGCGGCGATGTCGCGCTCTGCGCGCGCGGCACGGCGACGGTGCTCGCCGACGGGATGCCGGGCGCGAGCGACTATGTTCCGGTACAGATCGATGTCGACACCATCGACGACCATCGGCAGTCGGCGTTCACGGTCGCGCAGGGCATCCAGCGCACGGTGCTCGACGAGGCCGAACTCGACGCGCTGCGCGGCCGGGTGGCCACGCTGCGCGAATGGGCGGAGCAGAACCCGAACACGGAAGGATGA
- a CDS encoding TerD family protein, with the protein MSVTLAKGGNVSLSKQAPNLTKVSVGLGWDVRTTTGADYDLDASALATGPNLKVLSDLHFIFYNNLRSPEGTIEHTGDNLTGEGDGDDETINVDLAATPPSITNIFFPVSIHDADARAQSFGQIRNAYIRVTDAVTGAELARYDLSEDASTETAMVFGELYRNNAEWKFRAIGQGYASGLAGIARDYGVQV; encoded by the coding sequence ATGAGCGTCACGCTGGCCAAAGGCGGCAACGTCTCGCTGTCCAAGCAGGCACCGAACCTGACGAAGGTCTCGGTCGGCCTCGGCTGGGACGTCCGGACCACCACCGGCGCCGACTACGACCTGGACGCGAGCGCGCTCGCGACCGGGCCGAACCTGAAGGTGCTCTCGGACCTGCACTTCATCTTCTACAACAACCTGCGCTCGCCCGAGGGCACCATCGAGCACACCGGTGACAACCTCACCGGCGAGGGCGACGGCGACGACGAGACGATCAACGTGGACCTCGCGGCGACGCCGCCGAGCATCACCAATATCTTCTTCCCGGTCTCGATCCACGACGCCGACGCCCGCGCGCAGTCCTTCGGCCAGATCCGCAACGCCTACATCCGCGTCACGGACGCCGTGACCGGTGCCGAGCTGGCGCGCTACGACCTCTCCGAGGATGCCTCCACCGAGACCGCCATGGTCTTCGGCGAGCTGTACCGGAACAACGCGGAGTGGAAGTTCCGCGCCATCGGCCAGGGGTACGCCTCGGGTCTCGCGGGCATCGCCCGCGACTACGGCGTGCAGGTTTAG
- a CDS encoding PLP-dependent cysteine synthase family protein, with product MPLVTRVTDLIGRTPLFELARTATGTRLLLKLETFNPTGTAKIRMAREMVLDAERRGLLGVGGHIIESTSGNTGLGLAVVAAERGYRFTAVVDHHACKDKLRAMRAMGAELVYVADAGDDSLATSAREDLAEAMAAAEGGAYFTEQHNNDANAVGYYPVADELLADVERVDILLSAVGTGGSLFGTATRLRQLGHVPYVVGVEPEGSIAFGGEGGPYWQSGTGTPPGASIGTAVDYALLDEGVKVTDTDAFATARAVAAKLGLLIGGSAGGSVHAALVRLEQFPPGSTVVTLVCDGGEKYLDTVFDDAWMAERDLLDPGAEHAVGALLDRWSPALAGANLVAAR from the coding sequence ATGCCGCTCGTCACGCGCGTGACGGACCTGATCGGCCGTACCCCGCTGTTCGAGCTCGCCCGCACCGCGACCGGCACCAGGCTGCTACTCAAGCTGGAGACCTTCAACCCGACCGGAACGGCCAAGATCCGGATGGCGCGGGAGATGGTGCTCGACGCCGAGCGGCGTGGTTTGCTGGGAGTTGGCGGGCATATCATCGAGTCCACGTCCGGCAATACCGGGCTCGGCCTCGCGGTAGTCGCCGCCGAACGTGGGTACCGCTTCACCGCGGTCGTCGACCACCACGCCTGTAAGGACAAACTGCGCGCGATGCGAGCCATGGGAGCGGAACTGGTGTATGTCGCCGACGCCGGCGACGACAGCCTCGCCACCTCGGCGCGAGAGGACCTCGCCGAGGCGATGGCGGCCGCCGAGGGCGGCGCCTACTTCACCGAGCAGCACAACAACGACGCCAACGCGGTCGGCTACTACCCCGTCGCCGACGAGCTGCTCGCCGACGTCGAGCGGGTCGACATCCTGCTCTCCGCCGTCGGCACCGGCGGCTCGCTCTTCGGCACCGCGACCCGGCTGCGGCAGCTCGGCCACGTGCCGTACGTGGTCGGCGTGGAGCCGGAGGGTTCGATCGCCTTCGGCGGCGAGGGCGGGCCGTACTGGCAGTCCGGCACCGGCACCCCGCCCGGCGCCAGCATCGGCACCGCGGTCGACTACGCGCTGCTGGACGAGGGCGTGAAGGTCACCGACACCGACGCCTTCGCCACCGCGCGCGCCGTCGCCGCGAAGCTGGGGCTGCTGATCGGCGGCTCGGCGGGCGGCTCGGTGCACGCCGCGCTGGTCCGGCTGGAGCAGTTCCCGCCCGGCTCGACGGTGGTGACGCTGGTCTGCGACGGCGGCGAGAAGTACCTGGACACCGTCTTCGACGACGCCTGGATGGCCGAGCGCGACCTGCTCGACCCCGGCGCCGAGCACGCGGTCGGCGCCCTGCTCGACCGCTGGTCACCCGCGCTCGCGGGCGCGAACCTGGTGGCGGCGCGATGA